The sequence below is a genomic window from Streptococcus oralis.
TAGAGGAGAATTGCTTGGGCAATTCTTATCCGCCGACTAAAAAGGGCCCCCGGACTATAGGGGAATTGCTTCCGCAACTCTCATCCACCGACTAAAACAATCCACTGGATTGTTTTAGCCACCTAGGTATGCTTTTCTGACTTCATCTGATGCTGCGAGTTCTTTTCCTGTTCCTGATAGGACAATCTTTCCTGTTTCAAGTACATAGCCACGGTCAGAAATAGCAAGGGCCTTGTTAGCGTTCTGTTCAATTAGGAGAACCGTTGTTCCTTGCTTCTGAATATCTTGAATGATATCAAAAATTTCTTGGATAAAGATAGGAGCAAGTCCCATTGATGGCTCGTCCAAGAGAAGAAGCTTAGGCGTAGACATGAGAGCGCGTCCCATAGCCAGCATCTGCTGTTCACCACCTGAAAGGGTCGCCGCATCTTGGTTTTTGCGTTCTTCAAGACGTGGGAAGCGTGAGAAAACTTTTTTCAAGTTAGCTTGATTTTCTTCACGATTCTTCTTTAAAAAGGCTCCCATTTCCAAGTTTTCCATAACAGTCAAGCCTGGAAAAACATGGCGTCCCTCAGGGACTTGTGAAAGGCCACCTGCCACGATTTTTTGCGCTGGCATCTTTTGAATTTCTTTTCCTAAAAACTGAATTTTACCAGCACTTGGACGAACCAAACCTGAAAGGGTGCGAAGAATGGTTGTTTTACCAGCGCCATTGGCACCAATCAAGGAAACAACTTCACCTTCATTAACCTCGAAACTTACATCACGAACTGCTTGGATCATACCGTAATGTACAGATAGGTTTTCAACTTTTAACATAGACATTAGGCTTCACCTCCTAGATAAGCTTCGATAACACGTTTGTTGTTCTTGATCTCATCCGGAGTCCCATGAGCAATCAACCGACCATATTCAAGAACATAGATACGCTCAGTGACTTCCATAACCAAATTCATGTCGTGTTCGATGAGCATGATGGTAATTTTAAATTCATCTTTGATACGACGGATCAATTCTGTCAATTCAGCTGTTTCTTGTGGATTCATCCCAGCTGCAGGCTCATCCAAAAAGAGGATTTTAGGTTCAGTTGCCAGAGCACGAACGATTTCTAATCGACGTTGTTGACCATAGGCCAGATTCTTAGCTAGAGTATCTGCGTCACCATCCAAATCAAAAATCTTCAGCAAGTCCAAAGCTTTATTTTTTAATTCTTCCTCATTCTTATAAAAAGCTGGTAGGCGTAGGAAGCTCGCAAGGACATGTTGTTTATGATGATTGCTAAATGCAATCAAAACATTTTCTAAAACTGTCAGATTCTTGAACAAACGAATATTTTGGAAAGTACGACTGAGTCCAAGTGAAGCAATCTTATAAGGAGTTTTCCCATTTAGGAGGTGACCATCTAGTGTCACCGTACCTTCACTTGGTTCATAAACACCCGTCAAGAGATTGAAAAGAGTTGTTTTACCAGCCCCGTTTGGTCCAATCAGACCAACCAACTCTCCCTCGTTCAATTCAAGAGTGACATCTCCAACAGCTGTTAGACCGCCAAAATGTTTGGTTAACTGTTTAACTTCAAGTAATGCCATTAGTTTTGTCCCTCCTTCTTCGATTTTTTAAAGAAACGTGATAGACTCAATTCCCATGTCCCAAGAAGTCCACCTGGTCTGAAAATCATGACCAATACAAGAGCCAAAGCGTAGATAATCATACGTACGCTTGCTACATCCTGAAGGAGCATATTTAAAATTCCTAAAACAATCGCTGAAACGATGGTACCAGTAATCGATCCAAGTCCACCAAATACAACGATAATCAACACATTGATGGAATTAATAAAGGTGTAATCTTTTGGGACAACAGATCCGATAAAACCAGCCTGAAGTGAACCCGCAATACTTGCTGTAATAGCACCAAAGACAAAAGCGATAATCTTGATCTTTGTAGTATTTACTCCAACAGACTCTGCGGCAATCTCATCCTCACGAACAGATAGAGTAGAACGTCCAATTGGACTACGTAAGAAGTTAAGAGTCGCAATAGTTGTGATCACCACAAAAAGATACACCATTTGCCAGTTGGTAAAGTTTGGAATACCCAAGATACCAGCAGCACCGTTGGTCAAGCTTCCACCATTAATGATAAAGATACGAATAATTTCTGAAACACCTAGTGTCGCAACAGCCAGGTAGTCACCCTTCAAACGGAGTGTTGGAATCCCAACGAGCAAAGCGACTGCACCAGAAATCAAGGCACCC
It includes:
- a CDS encoding ABC transporter ATP-binding protein, coding for MSMLKVENLSVHYGMIQAVRDVSFEVNEGEVVSLIGANGAGKTTILRTLSGLVRPSAGKIQFLGKEIQKMPAQKIVAGGLSQVPEGRHVFPGLTVMENLEMGAFLKKNREENQANLKKVFSRFPRLEERKNQDAATLSGGEQQMLAMGRALMSTPKLLLLDEPSMGLAPIFIQEIFDIIQDIQKQGTTVLLIEQNANKALAISDRGYVLETGKIVLSGTGKELAASDEVRKAYLGG
- a CDS encoding ABC transporter ATP-binding protein; protein product: MALLEVKQLTKHFGGLTAVGDVTLELNEGELVGLIGPNGAGKTTLFNLLTGVYEPSEGTVTLDGHLLNGKTPYKIASLGLSRTFQNIRLFKNLTVLENVLIAFSNHHKQHVLASFLRLPAFYKNEEELKNKALDLLKIFDLDGDADTLAKNLAYGQQRRLEIVRALATEPKILFLDEPAAGMNPQETAELTELIRRIKDEFKITIMLIEHDMNLVMEVTERIYVLEYGRLIAHGTPDEIKNNKRVIEAYLGGEA
- a CDS encoding branched-chain amino acid ABC transporter permease gives rise to the protein MKTNFKVNILWLFLLLAGYGLISVLVSAGVLNLFHVQILEQIGINIILAVGLNLIVGFSGQFSLGHAGFMAIGAYAAAIIGSKSPTYGAFFGAMVLGALISGAVALLVGIPTLRLKGDYLAVATLGVSEIIRIFIINGGSLTNGAAGILGIPNFTNWQMVYLFVVITTIATLNFLRSPIGRSTLSVREDEIAAESVGVNTTKIKIIAFVFGAITASIAGSLQAGFIGSVVPKDYTFINSINVLIIVVFGGLGSITGTIVSAIVLGILNMLLQDVASVRMIIYALALVLVMIFRPGGLLGTWELSLSRFFKKSKKEGQN